atgcattcatattGCGTGCCGATAACCATTCAAGCTGCTTGATAAACAAAGAGCGCGAGATCTCTATAATGTAATAACTATTATATTAGCGATGCCAAttggtgggaaaaaaaataaataaaagttcctgtgtttaaaatatttttggttaGGCCTGATATAAGTCAATtacacacattattttttatttattttttttaaatttcaaaacattttaaatttaacaagtttatattaaagtatttcaTTGTAATAATAACTCGGAGACTTGTATTTTGAAGTGTCCAGCTTCACGGAAGCACTGCGCGATGCACTGCACTTGTCCGGATATGCTTGTCTGCATatattgttaatttaaatacattttattaacttattttGGCCATTTGAGTTGCAAATACTGTTTATTCAATCTGAGTTCATACAAGGATTGTACCACATAAAAATCCCCGTGCGTAAAAgataagaaatattattattattattattattataaggcaactaaaatacaataatttattattttatttaattttacaattgaaaacagttttacatttcaaaagtatataaattatttcataatttaagttattttattgCGATAACCACACAAGGACCTTTTAGTTTGAAGTTCCTCTGACTGACTTTATATCCCGCTTCACAGAAGCACTGCACTGAACTTGTGTGGAGATGTAAGTGCTTTTAAAGCTGCATAAACTGTTGAcagcaatacattttattgaattattttgcTATCGTTGATGTATTTTCTTTCGCTGTCGAATATGTAAACACTTTAGCAAATATCCTCAATCTGAGTTCACATAAGGATTGCCCTTGACAGCCAGTAACGTTATCTTACTCTAATTATACCCACAGGATAAACGtggtaaatgtattttttaagcAAGTGTGCTATATTATCTAGTAAATTTTAAGCGTTTGTCCTTTTAATAACTATTGTTACTAGTGATGATGGGAGAAACGAACCTTTTCGAAGCTTCGAATCAATTGAaccaaaatgattcactgtttcgaagcgGTCAAAATATCATATGCTATTGATATCTGCAGGTCAAAATtgtgtaaatgcaacaaaaactcGGACTAAAACATGCTTAAAAACAGGTTTAGAAAcccattgcaaatgttttatttaaagtataatacattaaatgctataaaaataataaaatactattaaatatgaagtgtctgtatataatatgtgttttaaaaatgttttatattagtTTGTAGggcttgtttttgtttgtttgtttcatggAGAGCTTGTAAATAGAGGCCAGTAATACACTGTTTAACTACTACTCATCCTtttaggcctggtttcacagacagggtttaagttaagccaggattaggcaatagttcaattaggacatttaagtagattttatgccttagaaaaaagaaaaaaagcaatactggtgtgcatcttgagacaaaacaaaggcactgacatattttaagatcaatgagtgcaagtttcttttagttgaaacagctcatatttacattttagtctgagATTTGTGAACCCGGGGGTTAGTTATGCAAATGTATCATTAAGAAACTGATCCCAGCCTCGTTTACTGAAATCACGTGACTTCGGCATTTTGATACGTGCTCCGAACCTGTTTCGaaacaaatgattcacaaaAGTTTTGAAGCTTCACGAAGCAGTGCTTCGAAAGCACCCATCACTAATTGTTTCCATGGTTACTGTCTCCTCAGATGATGTCAGCACGATTAATCCGCATCTCCCGTCTTCCTCTCTATGGGTGCCATCGTGCAGGACTGATTTCAAACTCTCATGTGCAATACAGCAGTGACCTGGCGCATGTGTGTCGGCGAATGCCCattacattcacacacactgtACAGATCCAACCTGCGTCCTTCTGTTCTGACCTTGCCTCAAGGAACTTCAGTCCAATCTACACTTTTCCAGCTATTAAAGGCCTGCGGGCTCTTTCTAGACTCAAACTGATGCAGACGGGCATCACTGTCGTCTTACTGCCCACGGTGTATTTCCTCTATCTGCAGGGGCAGGCGTCAGTAATGCTGCTGAGTTACTCCACAGGCATCGCCGTGTTCGCCGGCCTCATGCTGTACTCCATAAGCCACTATGTCAGACGAGTGGTTGGCATGATGTATCTGGATTCAACGCAGACCGTCTTAAAGGTGTCGCACCTGACTTTTTGGGGTCACAGACGGGACATATACATGCCCGTGTCAGATGTCAAGACTCTGGGAGATTCAGGGGATACCAAAGGAGAGCCGATCCTGCGTTTAAAGCGCTACAGCTGTTCTGATACAATGTACTTCTCTACCAGACTGGGACGAGTGGTGGACAGAAATGCTTTTGAGAAAGTATTTGGGAGTTTATCATGAACTTACTttctcttgtttgtttgtttttttcatgtcatGCACTGTTAGATATTGTTTTGTAATTTAAGTGACAAATAAAGatgttatattaaaattgttatttcaCATAATTCATGGAAAATGTTAATAGAGTGGTCCAGAGATTAtgtattttgatgtgtttttgtagGCCAACCCAGAAGTTAGTATCACCCTGgttcccacacacacacacacacacatgtctggtttgctatccttgtggggactctccataggcgtaatggtttttatactgtacaacctgtatgtgctattgccccacacaaaccctacccctaaacctaccccttacaggaaactatgagcatttttagattttcaaaaaaatgccatttagtatgttttttaagctttttgaattacggggacataggcagtgtcctcataaaccaccttcaaattgtaatacctctgtcttatccatgtcattatacaaattttgtccccgtaaaccacaaaaaccagtacacacacacacacacaaacaaaactaGTATTATTGGATTgctgcagaaaataagctctgtggcCAATAAACGCTATCAGTTTCTTGTGATGATTTCAAATCCGTATTTAagctcagaatgatctcaaagtaaaaagaggtgctaaagtaTGATTTTGTgttggctgtgctttaaaattaaatgattataatcttaattcaagtgaagaaggattttgaaagtctgacattACTGTAAGGTTTACATGCTACTGCTACTGTAAggtttacatttttgaaaatgaaacatttgttagaaatttagaaaaataatcaaatgtaatcagttacttcaataaagtaattgaaatagttacactacatttttaaacagggtaacttgtaatctatAAGcttgtaacctattacatttccaaagtaaccttcccaacactgaatGATAATATTCACAAATTAACACAGTTACTTACTATACCACAGTTGCACCACCATTAAGCTTACgcaaatatacaattttgaaatttttttcACAATGGGGCTGTGAAAGTGGACAAGTGAATAAATGAGCGTACTTGTTTGGCATTTAATGTCCCAGACAACCTCTGTAGTCCCAAGGTGTTAGCAGCTGCCTTCTTCAAGACACATAAAtccttaaaaattaaataaggcATTACTGGTGTATTTTATATCATGGAATAAAAACACAGACCTTTACCCTTTTTAGCTTTTAAGTAAGAGTATGCACATACAAGGTATTAGTATttgagacaacaacaacacataataaaaataagacgTGAATAAAATAGAATGGGAATAGAATAAAACATAAGTTTTAGGGATGTACTAGGATGTAGGGTGATAAATAACACAccatttaaccaaaaacccaGTCAGACTTGATATAATTGTGTAGATATGCGTGATTTATACTCCAGGACAGCAGGTGGCGCGATCGACATATTCAGTTGCTTAGCAACCCACAGAAAAACCACTGAACGCTTCCCTCACGAGTCACACATCGCACGCGAgccaaacaaacacaacacagtcTGGAGGTGAAATTAAAACTTCCGTTTTGTCTCTTGGAGCTTTAATACTTCAAGGTAagctaacatttatttaaatctcaACTAACATGTAGATTTCACCCATTGTTGTACAGCGCGTGACTTGATTTAGTTTGTGTTTACCTAACGTTACAGTTCTTTCCTCTGATTGgactttatttgttttgttatcGTTGCTAGAATTATTCTACAGTCAGTGCATAATGGAAAACCTATGGGCTTATGGTGAGCGAAGCAACATGTGAAAAAGGTAGTTAATAGAGTCAACAAGGTGTTTGAATCTTTGGGGAAACGAGTTAATGCTCAGCCTGGAAGGAGGCCAACCGAAGATGGCGTTGAAGCAAGTGCTAGTGTTGCTAGTTTTGAGATCGATGCTTATAAAAGCGAGGAGGAGGTTTTTTCTAGTAATGATTTGGCAAGCTCTTTGTCAGGCTGGGCAGTTGCATTCCTTCCTTCCGAAAGATGGATGTTCTTTGCTCAATACAACAAATCAGTATGTGTAGGAAAAGTTATCAGGCGGCTGTTTGGGAATATTGAACTTCTTTggtaaaacttttgaaaacctGTCTTTTAAAGTTCCAGAAAGACATGTATTCAAGTTACAGCTAAATATAGATGGTCTACCTTTTGTTTAAAAGTTCTTCTCTTCAGATTGTGTGATTATAAGACCAGTTTTAATGGCTTTATTTTGTGGTGTAACTAAAGCAACTTCCCTTTCAGACTACCTACATGCTCTTGTAAGCGAGCTAAATAGCTTGAGAGAAGGATTTGTTATTTGTGGTAAAACTTTTTGGTTGCAGGTAACTTCAATTATATGTGACGCTTCTGCTAGAGCCGTTGTCAAATGCATTAAATCTCATACTAGCTATTCTGGATGTGACCGGTGTGTTCAGTCAGGCGTTTACATTAACCACCGCATTACTTTCccttacattcatgcatttcaaTGGACTGGTGAGTCTTTTACGCAAGCTTGGATGAAGATCACCACTTTATTCACCTCTGGTCACCTCTAGTCGaaaacaatatgtgaccctggaccacaaaaccagtcttaagtgtcaatttttcagaagtgagatttatacatcagctgaataaataagctttgcattgatgtgtggtttgttatgataggacaatatttggccgagatacaactattttaatatctggaatctgagggtgcaaaaaaatctaaatattgagaaaatcacctttaaagttgtccaaatgaagttattagcaatgcatattactaatcaaaaatgaagtgttgatatttatggtaagatattttcaaaatatcttcatggaacatgatctttacttaatatcctgatgatttttggcataaaataaaaatttataattttgacgcatacaatgtatttttggctattgctacaaatataccccagcgacttaagactggttttgtggtccagggtcacatataggcAATAGGGATGGTTAGTTTTAGGCTATGATTAGGCTATATGGATTTGTGGGCCTTTACAATGTTGTCTTTCTGGGCGTCAATTAAAAGCAATCTCTGAgagattaattaatttaaaagattTTGTCCCAGTTGAATTTGCCAGAAAACCAGACTAAAATGGAGAGCAACAGAATTTAGACAATGTCTTCTGTATAGCCTACTGGGCCAGTTGTCAGATGTTGTCTAGCTGAGCAAGTGTATAATAATTTCATGCTTTTATCTGCAGGAATTAGCATTTTAGCTAATCTGTCATTCTGTTTATCAATGAATGACTTTGCCAATGCATTGCTTGTCTCATTAGTTGaacatttcagtaagttgtgTGGTGTATACTATGGATTGATTCACCTTAGCTCTGATTTCACTTAGACCTAATATCTGGATTTCCTTTTGAAAATGACTTGcagaaatttcatttaaaattgtgtgtgtttattttcttttggaAATTTTGAGCTACTCTGGACACAATCTACACTAGTAAGTATGACATCTAAGAGTCACAATTGATTTCATGCATCTGCCTTTTTATtatcttgttttaaaaatgttgtttatccacatttgtgttttgtttgcagCAATCATGTACCACATTGTCAGTTTTGTTGACACTGAAGAAGTGGAGGTTGTGCCTGCAATCTGGGTGAAGAGTGGTATGTGTTTATGGCCTCCATACAAGGGAGAAAGAGTTCAGAGGGCAGCCAAGTGTTTGGAGCAACCCCAGGTGTCTTGGTCTgcatataaagtaaaaattatgtACACTGCAAGTATGTATAAATCCTTTCTGTAcacattgtttaattaaaaaggtTAAATGGGACACAACTTTTTGGATtgttctgattttttttaattctgtcttTCATAGATAATTATAGTGAAGCATGCCAGAAGCTACCTCTTGCAGAACAGCAGACCGATCTCCAGTCAGAGGCTGTGCATGACTCCCTGATGCCACCAAAACGCCAAATTAAGTAAGattgtttatattattgtaattcttTAACATAGACCTGTCTAACAGGTCCTTGTAACAATTGTGCAGTTTAAGAAATTAACATGCATATTTCCTTTTGAACTGCAAAAAGGGAATATTTCGATGAATAGTGTTTTCACATTAACATGCCACCCTCGCTTCATCAAATTTAGTAATCATTAAATTTCTCGCCTTCGCTAAAGACGAGACGGGTGCCTACTGGATGATTATGACACTGATGAGGAGGCTACCACACCCTTAAAAAACTATTTGCCACAAGCCCCTCAAATACAGCCACTATCCAAAAGGATTTGTTCAGCTTCTAATGAGCTACAACCAAGTCCTCTAGGACAAAGTCAAAATCAATCCCCAGTTGTGACACAGATTGCGGAAACTTCTAGACCATCCTTGTTGGGGATAAGTCCTGCCTCTGAGTGGCATGAAAATACTCTGCTGCCTCACCAGATTTCCCAGCAGCCGTCGGAAACAAGTAGTTCTGACAGAGCATCACAAGACATCACAGAACATAACAGTGAATTGACATGGCCACAGGACACGACTGTACAGTCTCCCGAGCAGCCGGCACAGTCACCGTGGCATCATGAAGCACCCAGACCCCAGAGAAAAAGCCTCTCAAGCTATGACCCATTCATAACCTGTAAGATTCATTTCTGTTTTCTAACATTTATTCACTGCTAGTGTAAATAGGGCTGGGTAAAAATATCAATTTCTCGATTTTAATCGATTCTCATTTTTGCAAAACGATATTGATATAAATCCCAAGAATCGATTAGTCTAAcctgttttcagttaatgaaCGGAACACTGTAGCGCATCCCATCTAATAATTCACAATAAGCTTTGTTACGTTTGAtataaaacagacaaaaaagtCTCAGATTCCAAATtacgtccattttttttattattattatagtattcaagcaataaatgccgttttggcgctgtttaatgtggagcgacagatcgctgtagcgcctcagttcaaggaAGAGGCAGCACTAAGCAAACGTGAACTGATCATCTCCTCCACATTAATACCAGTTTCaccacgaaataaacatgaataaacatccaAAGGTGtgttaaaagaaagagtacaaCTTACCGAAATTTGTATCCTGTCTCAATAAGTGTTTAAACCACGCAAATACGTCAATATAACAGCTTGTAACAATGTCACGTTACGTCACATTTACTTCAGAAGAAACGTATTCGGTGACCATTAACTCGTTAGTCAACTAGAAAAATGAAGTCTAGAGAGgagcattttataaatatatgcacGATACaacattcattataatttttactgTTCTTCAATCTTTAATGTATGTAGTATGAATAAATCCTTAAAGTTTTTATGACAGccactatttaaatatatgtttatgttttaaaacggagtgtctatttacactaagtgcaaatagcccaccTTGTTGGCAGAAGATAATTACACTAAAATGCAAGCTATAGTCTTTTTGATGCAATCTACTCGAGTTCGAATCCGCtttttgccaaactttttttctcccttttcaaatctcaaatCACATCGGAAAGGGATTTATtttcaatgaaaatgaaagaaataatcaaaaagttgaaaatatagTATCAGGTAGGgcaggtgtagggagggcttcattgtcccaataaggtggcatccatttaacatgttaatttacactcaatacattattattccttactgttttataatgtactacaatactgaggtgcagataactgccactatttgcaataagtggCAGAAAATCCTtctattttaacagtgtaaatagaatctgtagctatttgcacttaatgtaaatagcatattGCTAAAACATACTGT
The sequence above is a segment of the Onychostoma macrolepis isolate SWU-2019 chromosome 22, ASM1243209v1, whole genome shotgun sequence genome. Coding sequences within it:
- the tmem186 gene encoding transmembrane protein 186 isoform X2, whose protein sequence is MMSARLIRISRLPLYGCHRAGLISNSHVQYSSDLAHVCRRMPITFTHTVQIQPASFCSDLASRNFSPIYTFPAIKGLRALSRLKLMQTGITVVLLPTVYFLYLQGQASVMLLSYSTGIAVFAGLMLYSISHYVRRVVGMMYLDSTQTVLKVSHLTFWGHRRDIYMPVSDVKTLGDSGDTKGEPILRLKRYSCSDTMYFSTRLGRVVDRNAFEKVFGSLS
- the tmem186 gene encoding transmembrane protein 186 isoform X1, translated to MQMMSARLIRISRLPLYGCHRAGLISNSHVQYSSDLAHVCRRMPITFTHTVQIQPASFCSDLASRNFSPIYTFPAIKGLRALSRLKLMQTGITVVLLPTVYFLYLQGQASVMLLSYSTGIAVFAGLMLYSISHYVRRVVGMMYLDSTQTVLKVSHLTFWGHRRDIYMPVSDVKTLGDSGDTKGEPILRLKRYSCSDTMYFSTRLGRVVDRNAFEKVFGSLS